AAAACTATGCGACAGCAATGCAACCACAATAACGAAATACGCCTGCGGCGACAAGCCTCTTCTTAAAGCAGGATTAGGGGAAGAAATCAACTACAATGATGTTTTCCTAAGAGATGAAATATACTCCATTAACAAATAGATTTATTAATTTTGAATAAAATAATATTATTCATTAAAAATACTATGGGGTAAACATGGCAATAAAAGTTAAAAAAAGAAATTTCCTGAAAAAAAAGAAAATTAAAGAGATAAAAGCACAATTAGGAGAATATGAAGGTTTGCTTCAAGGAAAAAAGAATGTTGAAATACTCGAAGCGGAACCTAATTCATTCATCTTGGTGGATGGCGAACCATACATCATAATTATTGACGACAAACCATTCCCAACCCTAAAAGCGGCTCTTGCCAATGAAATTGATGGTAAAAAAGTAACTGTCGACATGGGCGCAATCAGATTTGTAAGCAACGGCGCTGACATAATGAGTCCTGGAATTGTAGATGCCTCCGAAGGCGTTGAACCTGGAGACATCGTATTGATTATAGATGAAACTCATGGAAAACCGCTGGCAATCGGTGTAAGCTTAATCAGCGGTGAGGAAATGGTTGCAAACGATTCCGGAAAAGCCGTTGAAACAAAACACTATGTCGGCGACGACATCTGGAACTTTGAACTATGAGGCGATTATATGGCAGAACTGAGATACAGAGCCGGAAAAGTCAAAGACCCCCAAGTCCATAAAATTGGAATTATAGCTTTAGGTTCCCATCTTGAAAACCATGGCCCCGCACTTCCAATTGACACCGATGCGAAAATCGGAGCCCACATCGCATTTCAGGCATCCCTTCTAACCGGAGCCAAATTTTTGGGAATAATCTTTCCCGCCTATGAACTGGATACAATTGACCATGGAGTTCATGTTTCCCTTGATGTGCTGAAAGAAAATGTCATCAACACCCTTAACTCTGCAAAGAAATTCCTGGATATCGAAAAAGTCGTTATAGTAAATGCTCACGGTGGAAACATACCGCTAATGGCCGAGATGTGGGACATTGAAGATAAAACCGATTTGGCAATAGTTTTCAACAATAAAGTAATCTCATCAGAAGGCCCTCATGGAGGAAGCGGCGAGCTGTCCATGGCCAAGGTCCTCGGAATCATTAATGAAGATGAAATAGTCAATCAGGCAAATGTCAATGAATATGAAGAAGTTGGCCTGCATGGATTTACCCAAGCCCGCAGAGATGACCCGAACATTGAGGAAGGCGCAATAGACATTGAAGAAAACGGCGTTTATGTAGACGAAGACTATGGAAACAGATTGTTTAGTTTAGCCATCAACTCAGTGATATTTGACATTGAAAAATTATTGGATTTTTAAAAAAAAAAGAGAAAGGATAAATAAGATTATCCTGTTGTAGTTTCTACATCTGGATTAGAATCATCCGGAGTGTCTGGATTATTATTTCGATTACTGTTCGAATGACTATTCGAATCATCAGTCGTAGTCTCTACATCTGAATCGTCAGTCTGAGGATTGTTATTGTTTGAATGTGAATTACTGTGAGAATTGCTAGAGCCGGAATTGTCATTGGTATCGTTAGGATTTATAATATCCGAAAGGTTGTCCAGAATTCCATCATCAGTATCATTAGAAATTGATATTGGTCCAGTCATAGCTCCAAAAACGCTAGCCAGACAAAAAGCAATGCAAGCCACTATGAATATTACCAAAACTGTAGCGGATCTACTTGACAATATAAACACCTTCTAAAATTTACTAACAATAATATATTTGATTAGATATATAAAGATATTGATACAATGAAAACTATTAAAGAACCTGTCCAAAGTGAAATTAACGTGAAAAAATCACAATTCATATGTTCACTATATCCGACAAGAACAAAAGCCGAATCAAAGGAAATCATCCAAAAGTTAAACCAGCAGTACAGCGACGCCACCCACAACTGCACCGCATACATCGCAAGTGACGGGGAAGGCTTTGATGATGACGGCGAACCTGGAGGAACTGCCGGAAAACCGATGATCAATGTCTTAAGGAAAAATGAACTTCACAATGTAACAGCCATCGTCACAAGATACTTCGGCGGAATCAAACTTGGCGCTGGAGGATTGGTTCGAGCATATTCAAAGTCCGTTATGGAAGCTATCGGCGAGGCTGAAATACTTGAAATAGAAGAGTATGAGGTTTATGAAATAATATTTGAATATTCTGATATTAAATTAGCGGACAGTGAAGTCAGAAACAATAATCTGGAGGTCATTGACAAACAGTACTCTGATAAGGTCATCTATGAAATCGTATCAAAAGATGGTAGAGACATTTTGAAAATATTTGAAAAATACTCCGGAAAAATAAATACTAGTTTTAAAAATAAGCAGTTTTTGGAAAAAAAATAAAAAAAAAAATGAAGAAACTTATTGTTCTTCAAAGTTTGCTGCAGGTACACCGCACACAGGGCAGGTGTAGTCTTCAGGTAATTCGTCTTCTTCGAGAACAAATCCGCATACTTTACAGACGTAAGCCATTGAGAACACCTATTCCACTTTTTCAAACATGTCAGCGGTAGCGCCGCACATAGGACATTTGTAGTCTTCAGGTAATTCATCAAATTCTTCGGTTACATAACCGCAAAGTTTACATTTAAATTTTGCCATAATAACAATCTCCTTAAATCTACATTAAATGTATATTTATCTTAATAATATTTTATCCAATTGTAATATATAAAATTATTTAAATTTTTTCAAACATTGATTTTGGCATGCGACATTTAGGGCATTTGAAAGAGGCAGGCAAATCCTCAAATTTAGTTCCCTTAGGAATGTTCAAACCTTCCTCAATGCTATCCTCATCAAAAACATATCCACATATCTTACATTTATAAATAGCCATAAAATAATCTCCTTAATATCTAATAAATAATCAATATATAAAATTTTAGTCTATGCTAATCAGAATCTGTTTGGAACTTTTAAGTGGTCTGGAAGCGGTTTGATACGAGCCGGTGTTCCGATAGCCAAATAAAACGGCGGAACAGAGTGTATTACAATAGCTCCAGCAGCGACGATAGAACCTTCCCCAATTTCGACATTTGATAGAAAAGTGGTGTTGCCTCCAATAGAAGCTCCACGCCTAATTTTAGGTCCTTGAAGTTCATAATTAATCCTCACAGGGTATTTATCATTAGTAAAACAAGCACAAGGTCCGATAAATACATTATCCTCAATTACAGAATTGGTTGGAATGTATACGTTGGACTGGATGCTGACATCATTTCCAATAATCACGTCCCCCTCAATGACAGTGTTGGTTCCGATTAACACATCATCACCAATATTGGTGTTTTCACGAATGACAACATTGTGTCCTGTTCTGAAATTGTCTCCAATGACCACATCATTATAGATAATTGAATTTGACCTTATTGTGTAATTATTACCAATGACTGGTGGTTTTGAATTTGGAGCATACTCAACACCGAACTGAATATTCTGGTCTTTTGGAAATTCCAATTCCGGTTTGGACATGTCAGGCTTTATAGATTCCCTTTCAATGATAGGCTTCTCATAGATAATCTCCTCAAGATCTTCCATTTGAGGCTGCCTATAGATATTTTCCTGTCTTTGATAGCTAGGAGACTCTTGATAAACTGGTCTAGGAGGTTTGGCATATAATCTATCATCCCTACCTTGAACTGGACGAGGTTGTGTTTGTTCACGAGCTGGATAACGATTCTCCTTGAGTTGTTCGTAAGGCCTTTCTTTACTTCTTGCTTGCCTCTCATCAAGAGTTTGTGAAAATCTAACCATGATATCAAACCTTTTTGTTAAGTAAAATTAATCTATTAATGAATTAATTTATGTTTTTAATTAGTATATATACTAAATGGTTTATTTTATAGCATTATTGTGAAAAATTAAAAAATAATAAAACTATGATGTCACAATTAGAATTAACATGATGGACATATTCAATAAAAAAAAGGTTTCATGAATTGAATGGGTTGGAACCCATTCATTTTATATAAATATCTTATCCCATGACAAACATGGTTTTAAACATCAATGATGTCTGTTTAATATTATGAATTTAATCATATTTAAATCCTTTTATTCCTTTTATCTTAAATTTGTTTATTTTCATCTAAAAACAATATTACAAGGTCATTACAATTTTATTTAATGAAATACTGACCATATTAAATATTATAGACCATATAAAGATATATTCTAAATGTTGGAAAAACTTCTATAAATATCTTATCGTGTTAATTATGAACTATGAATTAACGGTGATAAACATGATGGAAGATATTTGTGTAGCAATTGCCTATTGTGTAATTGCTGCACATTATATCCACCTAGCTATAGGTTAAATAGCATGGTTGTGTGAAAAACCTAGTTTAGTAGTTTAAATGAATGATATTGACAATGTTAATTGACTAGTTTTCTCTCAACATTTATAGTTTGGAACACAACTATTAATTGTTAAATCCAAAAACTTCGAAAATAACTATTAAAAAAAAGAAATGGAATTAAATCCCCTTAAAAGAAGGATTTAATCCAGTCAAACAAGGAATCCAATGAAAAGTCGCCACTGGTGGCATTATCCATGAAATCGCTTACCTGACTTTGATAATTGCTTACATCATCCTGTACGTTTTGAACTTGTTGAATACTGTCAGCCAAGTTTTCAATATCGCTGTTTGTAATGTTGATGTTGTTGGTTTGAACATAATTGTTAATGATGTTTACGATTGTTGAGTGATCTGTAACATTATCGTTTGAGACTTCTTCTTTTACATCATCGACCAATTTTGACAAATCATCTGCAGATACATTGGAATTGTTGATTATCTCAGCTTCTGTATAAATTTCATCGTTTGCAGCTTGTTTTACGCTGTCTGGAATTTCAACATCAGTTACCTCTTCATATGAATTCATTATGCCTGCTAAAGCGGATTCCCCACTGGCAGACACAGGGCTTGTCACATAGACATGGCCACTAGTAATTCCGGCGGATTTCAAAGCGGATATGTACATATCGCCAGTGATTACTGTAATCTTTGACTTGTCAACGCTTACCTGAAGATTGTCATTGTCATTTAGATCCACAAGTGCTGATGACAATATCTGGTTTGAATTATAGGTCCTTCCTGTTATGGAACTTGAAACCTTGTTAACCTGATCGGCAGTGATTATTTTTGAACCTACATTGTCGACATCATAGTTTGTTTGACTTTCAAAGAATGAATCGACATTTGATTTATAGTTTGAATTTGCATAGGTTGTCTCACCATAAGTTATTACAACATTGGAATCAGTTGAAAATCCTACTGGGATTAGCATGCCCACAAGGATTAAAGCTAATATTGCTATAGTAATCTTACGCATTTTTATCACCTCTTTTTGAATTCCTATTTTAAATTAGCAGAAGTAGTATATAAATGTATAGTTTTTTGAAAAATATCAATGAAAATTTAAATATAAAAAAATCTGTAAAAAATATACAAAGCAATAACCAAATATTTTAAAAAAATGTTCATTTGTTCGAAAAATTGAAATTAAAAAAAGGACTTAATATAATTTAGATATTTCAAAAGGAAAACATTCCAAGAATTCAAATTGAGGAGAAATCATGAACAGCAATATAGCAAAAGAAATGAACTTTAAATTACCGCCAATCGTCTTGATTAAATCAAATATAAAACCCGAAAATGCAGTGGGGCCTAAAAAAGGTAAAGGCGGATGCGTGATGAGTTTTGTTGCACAAACCATAGCCAAGCGAAAGGTCACATGTTTCGGAAAGGAAAACATTACCTGCGGAGGGATTGCCTCAGCTTTCGGTTGGGGAAGCGGACTTGCAGATGAGGATGCTATTGACTTTCAAGCGACATTCCTCTCCTGCGGTGTTGAATCTGCACCAGACAAGGACAGCTACAAAAGGAGACTTGAAAAGATGAACCGCCACACAAGCGAAATGTTTGTTGAAGGCGAAAGGATTTTTGCAGACTTTGAAACAGCAAAAACAAACATTAAAAATAGGCCCATCTATGACAGCGAGAATTATGTAATCTTTAAAGGTCTTGAAGATTTAGATGAAGGAGAAATTCCGAAATCCGTTATATTTACTGTCAATCCCATTGAGCTGACCGCATTGATACAGCTGAACTCCTCATTCAGGGTTAAGGATTCATATATCCTGACTCCTCAGGCGTCAGCCTGTCAGGCAATCGGCAATTTTGTCTTTAAGGAGGATGAAAGTGAGGACCCAAAGCCTATATTAAGTCCAATTGATTTTGCAGGGCGAAGCAAGATGAAACACTTCATACCAAATGATTATCTCATATTATCCATGCCCTGGAAGTTATTTTTGAAATTAGAGGAAATTTCTCAAAAAAGCGTTCTTCAAACTGAACTGTTTAAAAAATTCAAAACACAATGAAATGTCAAAAAAATATTATAGTAAAACCGACAAACATTAACTAAAGGTGAAAATTTGCGAAAGAAAACTAAAATAATACTGATTGTGGTTATTCTGTTGATATTTGCCGGCTTATTTTACTATGAAGAACATAGGTTATTGCCTACAAGCAGCCACATCCTTGCAGATAATGAATACGGAACCGTTGAAAAAGACGTATACGGCAATGCAAGCTCAAATACCACAATAGCTTTGATTACTGGAATCCATCCAAGGGAAACATTGTCTATTGATCCTGAAATTCAGGCCGCAAAGGAATGGGCGGCTGAACATCCTGACATGAAAATAATTAACTATAAGGTTACGGTAACAAAAGACCCTGATGATTACAAAAAAGGAAGGGCAAATGGGGAAAGTCTCGTTCACAACTTCGTAAATCCGGACATCATGTCCTCAGACATCGACTGCGTAATCATAAGCCATTCCCATATCGCAGGTTACGGTGAAGGATTCTATTTGGCAACACCTGAAATGGACAATGCATCAGTTGAAATAGCTGAAAAAATCGACAATGCAAGTGATTTCAATTATTATCACACTACCGGGAACGAAACATACAAATCAACCTCAGCAGTGCTCGTGTCCAGGCCGCTAGCGCAGGCCGGCTATCCAACATTCGTATATGAGATTCCGGAAGACATTACCGAGTGGGATTCAACCGGCAAAACAAAAGAACTGTTTGATTTGTTTGTGAGATTCATCTAAATTTCATCATCCCCTTTTTTCAATTATTTCATGCATAATCATATGACTTTTTAATTGAAAATATCCTTGATTAAAGTAATGGATATTAAAAAAAATATCTAAATCATCACATCAAATTAGAATATACTAAAAAGTATGGAGAACATCCTATAAAACAAACTGTAATAGATATATGGAAATAAAATATTTAACTATTCTTTTCAAAAATATCAACTATTAAATACGATTATAAACATAATTTTAATTAATTTAAAAAGGGATGTTTTTTATGTTAACTATCAATCAATGTTATATAGATTTTGTAGATAAAATCTTGAAGCAAGGAAAAGAAACTTATAAAGACTCAAATCATCATTTGGTTGAAAGTCTAGGTAATTTTTATATAATTGATGACCCATTCAACCTAAAATTCAGAGCCAAATATCAACACTATACACCTGAAATGTTGTTGAATGACATCAAATCCGGAAAATTCGACATGGAAGCATGTCCCATTAAAAGTGATGCATTATACGAATATGTAAAATCAGCCGAAAATCCGGATGACCAAGGTTTTGTATACACCTATCCAAATCGTATCTATGCACACTTCGATATTGATCAATTCAACACAATGAAAGAAAGAATTTTGACTGCAACCGGCTCAAACAGGGCAGTGGCAGTTACAATTGACCCTCAATTAGATTCTGACAGGGAAGACATACCTTGCCTTCAATTTCTGCAATGCCTCGTGCGTGAAAATGAACTGACAATACACTGCATATTCAGAAGCAATGATATTTTCGGTGCATTCTACTCAAACATGTTCTTCATCGCATACCTTGGCTTGAAAATGAAAGAAGAAGTTAACAAGGAGATTGTCGGTGAAAAATTAAACTTTGGTGGAGTCCACTACCACTCAACCTCAGGCCATATATATAACACTGATTTAAGAGCAGCCCGTAAATTAATTAAAGCAAACAAATAAGGTTTTATAACCTTATTTTTTTACTGTTATTGTTTTTGTGATTTTTGCATTTCCATAAGTTGCAGTTAATGCATATTTACCAATAGCAGAATTGACTTTTATCTTGTATGTAGCTATTCCCTTTGAATTTGTCTTTGCACTGTAGGTTTTTCCTTTGAATTTGACCTTAACTACTTTTGATTTTAAAATAGATCCTTTGGAATTTAGCAACTTTACAGTGTATGAAAATGTTTTAGACCTCTTAACAGTTTTATCTGACATGACCAAAGTAGGCTTAACGACTACCTTATTTGAAACCTTGAATCCTTTGTATGTGGCCGTTATCGTATATGTATTTGGAGCTAGATTTATTGTCAGATAGACATAACCACTATCGTCCGTGTACTTGTAATAATTTTTGCCATTTAGGTTAATTACCACCTTAACACCTTTTGCAATGTTTCCATTATCGTCATATGCCCTGACCTTATAGGTGGTTCCGGCACCATAATACATTGTAATGTCTTTATTTGAATTTAACCTATCAACTACAGTGATATCCTGGCTTTTGACATCACCAGTGACATTATTCACAACATAAATCGTATATAAACCTGATGCCAAATTGACATTGAAATTAATTCTGCCTTCCGAATCGGTGTTTAAATCATATGCTGTGGAATCAACAATGACGCTTGCGTCCTTATTTTTTAATGGAATTCCATTATGGTCATATAATGTAGCCTGATAATTGGAGTTTAAAGTGTATTTGGTAACTTCAGGCAGGCTTATGGTGGATTTGACGGTTATTGTTCTAACCAAATCCAAATAATGGTTGGTATCATAATTTAATCCTACAGTAACATTATATATTCCAATATTCAAATTCAAATCAATGCTGGCTATTCCTTTAGAATCTGTTTTTTCAACATAATTTTTATTGTTGACATTGAATCTGATTTCCTTGCCGCCTACAGGATTTGAAGAACTGTCAATTAATGCTACCCTATAGTTAATTGCATCCGTATAATATGAAACAAGATTTTCAGCATTTAAGTATACGCTTTTTACGGTTGCATTCAGTGATGATGAGCTTGAGACATAACCGTTTGCATTGAATGTGGCTTTGACCACATTGCCTGTAGGGTTTTTAAAGAGGTAATTTATCTTGGCCACACCATTTTTAACATTGGATTTAACATTTTTTCCTTCCACATTAAATATAACTACACCACTCTCGACAAGATTTCCATAGCTATCCCTAACTGTTGCGGTTATTTCAGCAGGATTCACTGGATCTGATACATCTAAGCTTAAAGAGGTGTTGATTTTATCAAAGATTGTGAATGCCTTAATGCATGCAACTTGGGAATCATATGTATGATTCGGATATTCCCAAACCAGCTCATATAAATCCGCCCAATTCTTGCCGTCGTAACTAATAAATGAAATATCTTCCCTGTAGGTTTCCTCGTTAAGTGAAATTGATTCTGAAATAGGAACCCCTGCATCCCCATCGACAGTTATCTTGAATACTACTTCAAATACATCCCCTTCTTTAAGGGTGATGAGTTCGCCTAAACCAATTGTTGAATAGCTGCCTGGTGATTTTCCGGATTTTGTAAGCTTTAATGCATTATTAACATAAACTGATAAGACCCATGATGTGTCTTTTGCGAAATATGTTGATACTGCCGCCAGATATTCGTCAGAAGTTGCAGTAAATTTATTCTTATACCAAACAGTGCTGGTGGTATTGTAGAAGAAATCTGTCCTTCCCTGAACATCATACTGGTAATTCTTATCATATTTAATTGAATCATTTAAAATAAATGCATATGAACAGTATTTTCCAGGTTCTGCAAATCCAGTATCATAATAAGATATATACCAATATCCTCCGTCACCGGAACCTACCCCATGACTATTCTTGATAATCCATGCCCCATCACCATCAGGCATTACTGTAGAATTGCCTTTAGTGTAAGCGAAATTGCTTCTTGAGTAATTGTCATCCCAACCAACTATGGCTACAGAGTGATCAGCATCGGGAGTGCCATCATAATATCTATTATTGCCTTTTACATGAACTCCAGTCCACTTAATGCTTGCTGATACAGCACCATAATCCATTATTGCTTTTTTAATTGCATTATTGTCTGTTAAATTGTCCCTTTTGAAAAATACAATATTTTGAACATGAATAAAACTGGTTAACAGAGGAGACAACCTGGATTTAGGATTATACGGGTTATCAGTTTCGTTTACAGGACCTAACCAACCGGTCAAATATCCTATAGCCATCCTGTCATATCCTCCAGTATTGGTTTCCATTGCCCATCCGTAAGAGGAATACATGGATATCAAATTTTTCATATTCTCTTCAGATAAATCGTAAGTTGTATTCATAGCTTTTAAAATAGCTGATTCGAGTGCTGCAATAGAAGAAAATGCCCAGCAGTTTCCTCCACTGCCCTGATCTTTAACAGGAGACACCTGACCAAGATCCCTTAAATCATACTTATCAGGAAGGGTTCCGTTAAAAGAAGGATTGTATTTAATGAGGATGTATTGGTCATTTTCAAAGGTAATGTTCAATTCATCAGATGAATATGCATCATTGTTTACAAATGAATTGTTCAGTGCACTGTCATAAAGGGAGTCATAAAAGAAATCGCTGATAACAGAATAGACTGCGCCTCCAACAGTTGCGGTATTGTTGATGAACCTGTTGTCGCATATTCTAAATATCTCGACACCTTCCGCATATAATGCTCCTCCATTTTCTGCAGAATTATTCACCAATGTTGAGTTGAATATGTAAAATGTGTCATATAGGCTGTATACTGAACCGCCGTAGTATTTTGCCTTATTGTTTCTAGATATGAAATTAGTTAAATTAAGTTGTGAACTAAGTGAAGTTATTGCTCCTCCGAATGATGCTGAACAATTGCTTATCTCTACGCCATTTGTCTTCAAGACTGAATTTAGCAGGAAAATTGCGCCTCCGCCATCAAACCCTTTAGAGTTATCATTTATAAATTTAGAGTCATAAATTTCCATATGAGCATTATCTTCACAGCTAATGGCTCCTCCGTAATTATTTGCATTACAATTGATGAATTGTGAATCTTTAATGTATAAATAACACTCATTTATATTAATGGCACCGCCGCTATTTCCCGAATTGTCTGTGAAAGTGCAGTTATTGAAATTGTTTATGGACTTCTTAATAGCAGTAATCATGCTTAATGATGAAGATGAAAAACCTTTAAATATCGCATTGTTTGCCGTCAGATTATATCCGTTGTTTTTGATTCCAGTGTAAAGTAGAGTGACATTATTTAATGTAAATGTCCCTTTTAATTGGAATCCTACTGTAGGATATGTAATGATTGTATTTTCAGGATCACTCCCTATGATAGTCACGTTATTAACATAACTGACCCTATCCAATACATACCTTCCGTTGGCTAGGTGAATAATAGAGTCACCCTTAATTCTCCCGGACGTTAATGTCTTGTAAGGATTTTCCTGAGAGCCGTCTCCTGAATCATTTTCAACACTTGCATCAAAGTAGTAATCATGAGAGGTGGTATCCCCTCCCACAATAACCGTATCATTATCCATTGCAAAGCTTGTCGGGATTACAATAAACAAGCATAATATTGAAAACAATGCGAATATCTTAATTTTATTCAACAACATTCCTCCACTTAACAATTTAAACACATGTTTTTGGTTAAATTGTATAGAATATTGTTATTTCTAATTTTTATAATATAAATAATGTTTGAAAAAATACAAAAAAAGATAAGTTAATTAATGAAGTTAACCTGTTCTTCATTAATTAATAAATAGTTAATCAAGTCAGCAGAATCCAAATTCTCATTATTTAAGCTAACTGCAGTAATCTGAGAGTTATTATAAGTCCTGTAATATAACACTGCCTTATTGGTGTTGTAACAGGAAGTGTAGATTGTATATTCATATAAGTTAGGATCTGAAATGAATGTGCATCCGTTTTGCTGTTCAACAGAGCCTAGAATATGGAAAAATTGGCTGACACTGCTTGCCTCATCATCTCCGGAATATGAATTTGCACGGGTAAAGGCGACCTTTGCAAATCTTGAAGCAGAAGACAAATCACCAGGAAGGCCTATACCTCCCATTCCCCTTGAATACTCATCCAAATCTATATCTCCTCCAAATGTATTTTCAGGGTTCTTATTTGATAGATTTCTATAGTTGTTTAAATAAAATAGCTGCTTATCGAATGGAGGGTTGTTTGTTAAAACGCCGACAGGATTATCATAGACTTTCAAACCATCTTCAAGAGGTTCAACCACAATCGATTCATTCTCATCAGATATCATCCAATGAAGAGGAGATAACGGAAGCTCATCAGCGAAGTTGATGTCCACAAGATTAATCTCTGAGATAAGTTCGCGTGCCTCAGCCACATTTGCTGCCTTTCCAAGCAAATACGGTATGAACTCAAAGGGAGTCACATTGACCATTCCTTCCTCAAATTCCTTGTAAACAGCATTTCCTGCAAAATTTAACCCTGCAATAGCCAATCCCTTTTCATTGCATGCGTCATAGTATAAAGGATATGAATCAATGCCTGCCGCTATTCCGATTATGGCATAGTGGGATTCGATGGAATCTATTTTTCTAAAGTCAAACTTATAATTTCTTGGAGTAATTGTTACCCTTTCGTTGTATGAAATCTCATAGTCAAAATTACGGCCAAAATAATGGCCATCTGTTATATAATTGCTTGCAGTGCACATTTTATCACATCATAAATAATTTGAATAAACTAAAGCCCTTCTTTTAATATTTGCAAAATCATCATCAATTAACAATTCACCAT
This genomic interval from Methanobrevibacter sp. contains the following:
- a CDS encoding YigZ family protein, with the translated sequence MKTIKEPVQSEINVKKSQFICSLYPTRTKAESKEIIQKLNQQYSDATHNCTAYIASDGEGFDDDGEPGGTAGKPMINVLRKNELHNVTAIVTRYFGGIKLGAGGLVRAYSKSVMEAIGEAEILEIEEYEVYEIIFEYSDIKLADSEVRNNNLEVIDKQYSDKVIYEIVSKDGRDILKIFEKYSGKINTSFKNKQFLEKK
- a CDS encoding rubredoxin-like domain-containing protein encodes the protein MAYVCKVCGFVLEEDELPEDYTCPVCGVPAANFEEQ
- a CDS encoding DUF1002 domain-containing protein; its protein translation is MRKITIAILALILVGMLIPVGFSTDSNVVITYGETTYANSNYKSNVDSFFESQTNYDVDNVGSKIITADQVNKVSSSITGRTYNSNQILSSALVDLNDNDNLQVSVDKSKITVITGDMYISALKSAGITSGHVYVTSPVSASGESALAGIMNSYEEVTDVEIPDSVKQAANDEIYTEAEIINNSNVSADDLSKLVDDVKEEVSNDNVTDHSTIVNIINNYVQTNNINITNSDIENLADSIQQVQNVQDDVSNYQSQVSDFMDNATSGDFSLDSLFDWIKSFF
- a CDS encoding rubredoxin, coding for MAIYKCKICGYVFDEDSIEEGLNIPKGTKFEDLPASFKCPKCRMPKSMFEKI
- a CDS encoding acyltransferase, with the translated sequence MSKPELEFPKDQNIQFGVEYAPNSKPPVIGNNYTIRSNSIIYNDVVIGDNFRTGHNVVIRENTNIGDDVLIGTNTVIEGDVIIGNDVSIQSNVYIPTNSVIEDNVFIGPCACFTNDKYPVRINYELQGPKIRRGASIGGNTTFLSNVEIGEGSIVAAGAIVIHSVPPFYLAIGTPARIKPLPDHLKVPNRF
- a CDS encoding rubredoxin; amino-acid sequence: MAKFKCKLCGYVTEEFDELPEDYKCPMCGATADMFEKVE
- a CDS encoding RNA-binding protein, with product MAIKVKKRNFLKKKKIKEIKAQLGEYEGLLQGKKNVEILEAEPNSFILVDGEPYIIIIDDKPFPTLKAALANEIDGKKVTVDMGAIRFVSNGADIMSPGIVDASEGVEPGDIVLIIDETHGKPLAIGVSLISGEEMVANDSGKAVETKHYVGDDIWNFEL
- the arfB gene encoding 2-amino-5-formylamino-6-ribosylaminopyrimidin-4(3H)-one 5'-monophosphate deformylase is translated as MAELRYRAGKVKDPQVHKIGIIALGSHLENHGPALPIDTDAKIGAHIAFQASLLTGAKFLGIIFPAYELDTIDHGVHVSLDVLKENVINTLNSAKKFLDIEKVVIVNAHGGNIPLMAEMWDIEDKTDLAIVFNNKVISSEGPHGGSGELSMAKVLGIINEDEIVNQANVNEYEEVGLHGFTQARRDDPNIEEGAIDIEENGVYVDEDYGNRLFSLAINSVIFDIEKLLDF
- a CDS encoding thymidylate synthase — translated: MLTINQCYIDFVDKILKQGKETYKDSNHHLVESLGNFYIIDDPFNLKFRAKYQHYTPEMLLNDIKSGKFDMEACPIKSDALYEYVKSAENPDDQGFVYTYPNRIYAHFDIDQFNTMKERILTATGSNRAVAVTIDPQLDSDREDIPCLQFLQCLVRENELTIHCIFRSNDIFGAFYSNMFFIAYLGLKMKEEVNKEIVGEKLNFGGVHYHSTSGHIYNTDLRAARKLIKANK
- a CDS encoding DUF169 domain-containing protein → MNSNIAKEMNFKLPPIVLIKSNIKPENAVGPKKGKGGCVMSFVAQTIAKRKVTCFGKENITCGGIASAFGWGSGLADEDAIDFQATFLSCGVESAPDKDSYKRRLEKMNRHTSEMFVEGERIFADFETAKTNIKNRPIYDSENYVIFKGLEDLDEGEIPKSVIFTVNPIELTALIQLNSSFRVKDSYILTPQASACQAIGNFVFKEDESEDPKPILSPIDFAGRSKMKHFIPNDYLILSMPWKLFLKLEEISQKSVLQTELFKKFKTQ